The Calypte anna isolate BGI_N300 chromosome 1, bCalAnn1_v1.p, whole genome shotgun sequence region TCTTTTGGCAGGTTTATTTCTTATGGCAGGATATCCAGAAACAGCTCCCTGAAATTAACAGAGTAGGTAGGCATAGGAAAGCATGGGGCATCCCATTCCAAATGTAATGGATGGTTTATATCCACACTACTCACAAAGAGTCTAGGAAGGAAATTAATGCTTTTAAGATGTTTTGGTGCGCGATATAAAAAGTTTTGCcaatatttcttcagaaaaatataaacaggaAAGGAACATTAAGCTGTACCCAGAATGGGCTAATTAGCAAATACAATCGAATTATTAGTCAGGAGTCCTTGAAGGAAGCCATCAAATCTTCTGTGTCTCAGTGTGATGATCCTATGTGTAATGGTAGGAAATAAGAAGCAAATTAACAGGTaaaagaggaaggagctggcagggaaatTGTGGTAGGTAAAGAATATGTGACCCAGAGCAAGTACTTGAGAGTCTCTGAATAGACATCTTTAACAATAGAAGCAGGGAAACAAATTTGAAGAGGACTTTATTTCAAGTAAATCTTGGGTGAAATGAGGATATAATTAGCCATGCCAGGAAACCACTATTGCTTAGTGTAATTtgaatttcacattttaattgttctggttttgtaacTATGCTCCTTTATTGTCCATCAGTGTTTATAAGTTAACACATTATTTTCATCCTTACTGTTTTTCCACTTAGAAAGCAAACTGAGTAACTTGAAACAGAAGAGGGCCTCCCAATTCAATTCTTACAGTGCTTTCTAGCCCTGTATTACTTGAAGATATTTACAGATCATCACTGTCCATGTCTATTGAATTGCTTTCCACAATTTAGGACTTGGTGGCATAGAGTCTTCCTCCACTGATAGGCAATAGCTAAGAAAACAATATTATGGGGTGAATAACCAAAACCACATCATGAGCTTGTACTAATGCAGCTCCTGTTTTGCAGGCcactgggtttgctttttttttttcttctattttccttttggcatttctgtttctcttttgtttctctgagtCTCACAGGGTTCTCGTGACCACTCTCCTGCCCACTTCCCTTTGGCTTCCTCTAGACATCCAGAGGTTGCTACTGCTTTGTGCTAATGGCTCATGAATAACTTGGCAGCTATCTGTCCTGTGCTCCAACCTGATCAGCCTCAGGGCAGATAATCAGACAAAATCAGCTGGGGTGGAACCTCAggtttcctctgcagctgctaGCCACAGCCAATTTCACCATCTCTCTGCAGGGATGGAAGATTATGTTATTCTCTAGGTAGCTTGCCTTTTCTGCACAAGGCAGACATTATGattgctctgttttcttcccaCACTCACACTTACTATGTCATTTGCTATTTCCTTCCACCAGCATGATTAAAAGAACCAGTCTCTCCTCTCTGCCACAATATCTAATATCGTTATCAAGTCATCTTGTCTCACAATTACTGCAACTTCTATCCTAACCTCCAACCACAACCACTTCCCTCGCTAAAAGTTAATCCAAAGGAGGCTGCtgaaacatctttctttttttgatctGTTTCAAACTTGTGAATACTTGATCGTGACCTAAAACTTTGTTCTCATAGTACAGCATAAAAGACACTGAAGTGTTTGAGTGTATCTCATGAAGAAGACATCAGTGTCAAGCCATGATGCATCAGAGGGGTGTTAACATCTGTTACACATTAAGTATTTACAGATCAGTAGGTTTTTAGTCCTAAAAACAAAAGCCCTGACCAGAGAGATCTCCCTTGCTTGTTGATTTTTAACACAATGTAGGGAActtgaggagaggctgagggagctggggctgttcagcctaaagaagaggcggctcaggggagacctcatcggtctctacaactccctgaaaggaagggTGTAGCtaggtgggggttggtctcttttgccagatgactttcaacaagacaagagggcagggtcttaagttgtgccaggggaagtttatgttagatattagaaagaatttctttatggagagagtgatcaagcattggaatgggctgcccagggaagtagtggattctccatccctggagatatttaaaaagagactggatgtggcactcagtgccatggtctagtaactgcagcagtagtggatcaagggttggacttgatgatctctgaggtcccttccaacccagccaattctatgattctaacttaAAATCCAGAAGTCTCAAACAGTGGTCATGTCACCTTCGTATTCAAGAAGCACATCGGGGTAGAAccatagaatagaatcatagcataGGCTGGGGTGGAAGgtacctcagagatcatcaagtccaacccttgatccactacccccgtggttaccagaccatggcactgagtgccacatccagtctctttttaatcAAGACCGTgtcttgatttaaaaatatggagTGCTTCAGGAATTTGCATGTCATCCTTGCGCAGGGGCCATGCTAATCTTCTCTGTATCGTTCCAGTTTTAGTATATGTGCTGCCAAAGCGAGCACAAAGAACAGGTAAGATAGCCATGGTCCTAGGCAAACTAATGGTATAAAGTTCAGTCACTAGGGGCCAAGTGCAGCACGTTATATGAGTATCATTAGTGGTAGCCAACATTGTTTTGtagaaaagagcattttttacaacaaaacaaaacaacaacatgATCTCATTCTTCGAGGAGCTTACAAATCCAATGATAAAAACAAAGTTGTAGATAACATCAAAGTCCAAGAAGCTTTGTGTCGGACTTCAATGACGCTTTGGCTTGAAAGCCTGCCTTCTACAATACTCATCGTCCTCAGGCAGAGTGAACTGATGGAGTCCTCAGAGCCGGTCTATCTGGACAGTCACAACGCTGCCTGGCTGTGTCGCACTATTTCTATATCCAGTTTCACTGGTACTGCTCCTTGGCTGTTCACCAAGATCAGGGGTGACAAGATCCGTGTAAGGTCTTGTCACCTTAGAAGAAGTACCAATGCCTGACGGCGTCCCGCATGCCGGCGAAGTGCCTCCAAAGCCTGCTCAGAAGCCGCCTGTAAAGCAGACTCCGTCAGGTGGTgatattttgaaatgaaaagacCGGAAACACAAAATTTAGGAGGTCTTTTCCCAAATGACCGGCTCGGCAAACTCACAGGAGGTGTCAAGAGGCGGCAAGCAACGGGACAACCTCTTCAGCGCCTCAATGAGAAGAGTGACAACAAAGCAGACTCTTGGGTCGCCTCTGCCCGCCTTTGCCTGTCCCGTCCCGGAGGAGGAGCCCCTGAAGGGTTCCCCGGCCGCACCGCCACCCCACACTCTACGGGGGGCTACCCCGGCTACTCTACGCCGGTTACCCCGTGGCCCCCCTCAGGCGCCGGGGGCGGTGAAGGGCGGCGCCGTTTCAGCCACCACCCTCCCCCGCTGCCCCCCCCCTCGCCCGCAACCGCCGTCGCCCCTAGCAACGAGGCAGCCGGCGCCCAACGGCCGGGGGCGGTGCGCGGGGCGGCCCCGGTCGGCCGTTAAGGGCGGGGGCGAGGTGCTCGGCGGAGCGTCGCTGCGGAGCGAGTCCGGCGGTGGCCGGGCTCGTTCGGAATGTCTTTCGGGTCGCGTTGCCCGCTGTGCGCCGGGCCTTGGGTCTCTCCGCGGCTCTTGCCCTGCCTGCACTCGCTGTGTTCGCCCTGCCTGCGGCGGCTCGGGCCGCTGGGGGAGCCAGGACGAGGTGCCTCCCGCAGCGCCCTCTGCCCAGTGTGCGACGCCGAGGTGGTGTTGCCGCCCGGCGGGGTCAGCCAGCTCACTCCCGACTACCTGGCGCTGAACCGAGGCggcggagcggcggcggcggggtGCGACCTCTGCGTCGACGGGGTGGCTGCCAGGCGGTGCCTGACCTGCGGGGTCGAcctctgcctcttctgctgccagGCACACAGGTGAGGGGGCGGAGAGGCCCGGCCAGGACGGGGCCACCTCCTCACCGGGTGCGCGGGGCGGTGTTTCCCTCTGGAGCAAGGTTCTGGAGGTCAGCGTGTGGGTGGGTGCAGCCGGCAGGGACTAAACTCACACACCTTCGTGGTTGTTGAATCCCAGGCGGCTTTTTAGCCTCTCCGTAGGGCGTTCAAGTCAGACAAGCTGCTAGCAATAGGTCGGCCAGCCCTGTTCAGGCGAGACTATGAAGTCCAAAAGCAGGCTATCCTTTTGCCCGTGACACTGCCTGCTTGATGTTTTGCATCTTGATTTAGCTTTTCTGGCTGAGGAGACTGGCAGCGCTTCAATAGATGTGGATGTGGGCAGAATATGAGCGGGGTGAGAGTCTCGTGTGTTGTGCTGTCCTGCTTTGGAGAAGGCACATCTCCCAAGGGAAAACAGGGAAGTTAGGGTGCCTCTGGCTTGCCTCCTTCCATCTCCAGGAACATTTACTGTTCATATGTGCAAAAACACCCTTAGGTGAAATGAGATATTGAAGAGCCGGACCTCCTGGAGTGAGTGCAGAGGAGGACAACAaagatgatcagggggctggagcaacCGCCCTTatgaagacagtctgagagACCTGAGGTGGTTCAGCCCAgtgaagaggaggctctggggagaccttacagcagccttttAATACTTGAAGggggcctgcaggaaagctggagatggactTCTTAGAAGGGCACGGAGTGATAGGATAAGGCATgacagtttcaaactggaagagggtagatttagattatgtattgggaagaaattcttgaatgtGAGggaggtgagacactggcacaggttgtctgGGGtagttgtggatgccccattcctggaagtgttcaaggccaggttgggtggggctttgaGGAACatggtctggtggaaggtgtccctgtccatgcagggggcttggagctagatgatctttaaggtcccttccaacccaaataattttatgattctagAATGTAAATGGACAGCCTGACACTAGCCAGCCTACTGTCATTTATAACTCTGGATGACCACGTGCTTACCTGTTAACTGTTGTGTGCACACCTTGTGTGCATTTTTAGTGTTTCTGTGAGGCTGGAAGCCTACAACAGTATTGCCATTGTGTCTCAGTGTCCCTGATGTTGCAGGGTGTATTTCTGCTGGaatacagaaaaactgaagaaatgacAGCAGAAGAGAACTGTGTACCTCAGAAAGAATCATGTCAGTAAGGCAGAAAGAAGAGGCAACTACAACAGAGGTAGGAGCTGAAGAGTAGGCAGCCACAGTGGCTAGTGAGAAGTGATAGGGAGTCTGAATGGCTTTCTGAAGCAAGGAGGCGACGGGCAGAGTCAGGAAAATGCGCACCAGCATTAGCCAGGGAAGGCTCTTAGCCTGGGTTAATCAGCTCAGCCTATTCCTTCCACATTTGCTGCTCCTTTTCACTTGagtagcaattttttttctccagaaaggaCTGAGGCTCATTCCTTGCTGCCCTGCTTCGCTACAGATACTGATGCTTGTGGTAAAATGGTGTAGACTCTTTCCACCTTTCCACTTCAGGCTGTAATTTTCAGCATACCATTGTGATTAGCTAATGCATTGTACTTCGTGCAAGCTGCTGAAGAATGATAAACTGAGACCTTGAACAGCATCCTGCTATGCTGACAGAAGTAACTGTAGATAGTATGAAGCAGTAGAAAATTTGTCCCAATGACCTGTTTCATACCTCGTTCACTGATGTAATTTTTTCACCCCACTAGCATCTGCAGACTTGCACCCAGTTATGTTGATGGCAGAGCAGAACAAGGGCCAAGGAAAACCCTTTCAAAACTGTCTCTCGGTGTGTAGGGAAGATTTATAAGGATCTAAGAGCCACTGTTTTCTTTGGGATAAGGGTGAGAGGTTTTAGGCTGAGGTCAGGGAATTGTGAATTTAAAGTGTGTTATGTAAGtaatgctttgaaaatgttCTGGACCCAAGGGAAACTAGTGGAAGGTGAAAGGAGTAGTGTAAGACCCATGCCCTCTTCTGTGATGAGGCTGCTTCATGTTGCCAGAGCAACTCTATAGAGCTTGATCCtcagaatatttatttgtttgtggcTTGGAGCTCACATTGCAGCTGCCATAAGTAATTAGTGCAAGagacaaggaaggaaagagagctTTTATATCCTGATCAATAACTACCTCTCGGTGTCCAAAATAGCATAAAATGGTCATATTCAAGAGCTACCTTGTCGTGGATGTCTGGTATATAACATGAGCTTTGTGTCCCATCTTTGGTCTCCTCTGAGCAGGACTTAGCCTGACAACCAGAAGGAAATAGACTTTGACTTtcagaatattaaatattttaccacAGACCTTCTTCTGGCAGTGGCCTGAACAAGATTTTACCCTAAAAGATATTAGAGCTCATTTGCCTCAGCAAATTTAAAGCTGGTAAAAATCACTGGTCTGATGGCTGAGGGGCTTGGCACCTCCAATTCCTCTCCAGAACTGTCCGTGAGCAGTTCTGTTTTGAGACACTGCCTGTCAGCTCTCACTTTGCAGGTCTCATtgccttcctgctgcttttatCACAGCAGCTCAGGGCGTAATTGCAACTATACCACTTGTGTCGGGCTCCATGAAGAGAATGCTGGCAGCCTAGCAGCCCATTCCCTCGTGTATGGGGTCACAGTGGGCACATGATTTTTGAGTCTTAAAACAGTGCTGACAGCATGCAGGGAGCCTGAGAGAAGCTTCTAATGAGCTGCTTGGAGATGCTGTCCTCTTTTGTGTGGAGCCTTGTTCTCAGGAGACCACAAGTCCCTTCAGGCAGAGTGACCTTTGTTAGAGACAGGAGGGAGCAGCACACACTCTGACATGCAGTCTGCACAGACTGGCATTTGCAAGGGGTCTTGGATGCTTACATTTCATATCCAATATTCATGAAGTGACATGCACTTGCTCTCTTCTAGGAGACAGAAGAAGACAGCTTCTCATGCTGTGACAGAACTGGAGAACACCAAGGATTCCAGCCATGCTGGGAAGCCTCTCTACTGCCCTTCCCATCCCACCGAGCAACTAAAGCTGTTTTGTGAGCAGTGTGACCAGCCTGTGTGCCAGCATTGCATTGTAGACAGGCACCGGCACCACCGATGTGATTTCACCAGCAATGTCATCCACAGGCACGGGGATGCCCTGCGGGAGCTGCTGAAAAGCACGCAGCAGCACGTGGGTACCGTGGAGGGTGTGCTGAGCCAGATTGATGACATGGGCAGTGCCGTCCACAGTCGCACAGAAGCTGTGGCCACAGAGATCTGTCTGTTTGCCAGTGGGTATGTGAAAGCGATTGAAGAACACCGGGACCGGCTGCTGAAGCAGCTGGAGGACCTAAAGGTGCAGAAGGAAAACCTGCTGCACTTGCAGAaggcccagctgcagcagctgttgctgGATATGAGGACAGGCGTGGAGTTCGCAGAGCACTTGCTGATGAGTGGCTCAGACCTGGAGATCCTCATCACCAAAGGGGTGGTGATGAGCCGGCTGGCAAAGCTGAACAGTGTTGTTTACAACACCCATCCCAGTGTGGATGACAGGATCCAGTTCTCTCCCCAGGAGAGGGCAGGGCAGTGTTGTGGATATGAAGTTTTTGGGGCCATTCTCAATAAAGTGGTTGATCCAGCCAGATGTACCCTGCATGGGGAAGGTAATGGGATGTTGTACAAGAACTGAATGGGAACAAAATGCTCCCTGAAGTCACCTGTTTCTTCTCTGAACCCATGTGGTGTTCAGCTCAAGGCACTGTTGGCTCCCTGCTGTCCAGACATTAATTAGGAGCAGAGATAGAGCCCTGTTTGCTGAGGACCTATGGGAGCCACGCTGGTCAGGAAGCCAGAGAACTATTCCCACCCAGATGCATAGAGCATACTGGAGTTGCCCTCTTCAACATCACTGACCTGAGCAACTTGGGGCTGAGGTGTGAGGAGAGCAGCCCTTAGGCCACAGCTCACTCAGGGGAATGTCATCTGTAATGGCAGAACAGAAGCCTCTCCTGCTGGCCTCAGCTAATCTTCAGCATGAGCCCAGACAGATCCTCTCTACGTCTGAGCGAGTAGGTTCATTCCCCTTGCAGCCTCTGGTGAGACTACCATGGGAATAACTGGCACCAGTGGTTTAATGGGGATTTGCTTAACTGAGGACTTGGAGCAGGACCATCAAACATAACATTCAGGCCATCCCCCAAAGCGCTGGTAACTCTGGCCAGTGAAGGCTGGCAAAGGACAGATGAGACAGACCCAGGGTTCGTTTATTCCCTTCCATGCCAAACTGTTAGTGCTGAGGTCTCCATGCTGTGCCTCCTCTCTCCTAGTGGCATGGTGCACCTTGAGGCCATGTGGGAAGACACCAGCTGGGCCTAGAGGGTCAGGAGTGAAGACTACCCTGTTCCATACAGACCTCCAGGCTAAGCCTGCCCAGCATCTCTCAGTGCCTATAGCTGTCCATTCTCTCTGATCCCCACTCCTATATTTACCTTTCCCTGTGAGTGGAAGTAGTTATACACCCCAGCAACAAATTCCTGGCCATGTTCTAATGGGACTGCAACG contains the following coding sequences:
- the TRIM45 gene encoding tripartite motif-containing protein 45 gives rise to the protein MSFGSRCPLCAGPWVSPRLLPCLHSLCSPCLRRLGPLGEPGRGASRSALCPVCDAEVVLPPGGVSQLTPDYLALNRGGGAAAAGCDLCVDGVAARRCLTCGVDLCLFCCQAHRRQKKTASHAVTELENTKDSSHAGKPLYCPSHPTEQLKLFCEQCDQPVCQHCIVDRHRHHRCDFTSNVIHRHGDALRELLKSTQQHVGTVEGVLSQIDDMGSAVHSRTEAVATEICLFASGYVKAIEEHRDRLLKQLEDLKVQKENLLHLQKAQLQQLLLDMRTGVEFAEHLLMSGSDLEILITKGVVMSRLAKLNSVVYNTHPSVDDRIQFSPQERAGQCCGYEVFGAILNKVVDPARCTLHGEDLHSACQNQLTGFTLLFNNTRGERMRQGGEAVQVTITHKEKVDCSVKPTVCDNGDGTYHISYSPEEPGLYAVCVYVKGQHVKGSPFTLMVRSKFRKHQGVFHCCAFCSSGGQKAARCACGGTMPGGYQGCGHGHKGHPGSPHWSCCGQVKQSSECLGGPPSDTSQRSLLRTVAL